The Salvia miltiorrhiza cultivar Shanhuang (shh) chromosome 1, IMPLAD_Smil_shh, whole genome shotgun sequence genome has a window encoding:
- the LOC130992963 gene encoding electron transfer flavoprotein subunit alpha, mitochondrial, producing the protein MTIRVLLGAVSKRSFATRVPPRSRFHSTLVVAEHEGGSIKASSLSAVEAAKHLGEENSVSLLLAGSGPSLQEAAAHAASFHPSISKVLLADSEKFTYALAEPWAKLVYLMQQKGSYSHIIAGSGSFGKNVLPRAAALLDVSPITDVTEISGSNLFVRPIYAGNALSTVRYTGSNPCMLTIRATSFPTGMVSASVSNDKCIEKVDLSAFDEDDAVGKSRYVSISSQDTERPDLGNAHIVVTGGRGLKSAENFKMIEKLAEKLGAAVGATRAAVDAGFVPNELQVGQTGKIVAPKLYMAFGVSGAIQHLAGIRDSKVIVAVNKDADAPIFQVADYGLVGDLFEIIPELLEKLPEKK; encoded by the exons CATAGCACTCTGGTTGTGGCGGAACACGAAGGGGGATCCATTAAGGCGTCATCGCTGAGTGCAGTGGAGGCTGCTAAGCATTTGGGCGAGGAAAATTCTGTATCTTTGCTGCTTGCTGGTTCAGGTCCTTCCTTACAGGAGGCTGCTGCTCATGCCGCTTCGTTTCATCCTTCCATTTCTAAG GTCCTTCTTGCTGATTCAGAGAAGTTCACATATGCTCTAGCAGAACCATGGGCTAAACTGGTGTATCTCATGCAGCAGAAAGGTAGCTACTCGCACATAATTGCTGGATCAGGTTCTTTCGGAAAGAATGTTCTCCCTCGTGCAGCGGCACTTCTAGACGTTTCACCTATCACCGACGTAACTGAGATTAGCGGGTCCAATCTTTTTGTTAG GCCGATATATGCTGGCAATGCTCTTAGTACTGTTCGCTACACTGGTTCAAACCCTTGCATGCTGACTATTAGGGCTACTTCATTTCCTACCGGAATGGTGTCAGCTTCAGTTTCAAATGATAAATGCATTGAGAAGGTTGATCTTTCAGCCTTTGACGAAG ATGATGCAGTTGGAAAATCGAGGTACGTAAGCATTTCCTCTCAAGATACAGAACGCCCAGATTTGGGAAACGCACACATTGTTGTCACTGGAGGGAGAGGTCTAAAAAGTGCTGAGAATTTCAAAATGATCGAGAAGCTTGCGGAGAAACTTGGTGCTGCAG TTGGAGCCACTCGTGCTGCTGTTGATGCAGGATTCGTTCCAAATGAACTTCAG GTTGGTCAGACTGGGAAAATTGTTGCTCCGAAACTATACATGGCTTTCGGTGTTTCTGGAGCTATTCAACACTTAGCTGGCATTAGAGATTCTAAGGTCATTGTTGCTGTAAATAAAGATGCTGATGCTCCGATTTTTCAG GTTGCTGATTATGGACTTGTGGGTGACCTTTTTGAGATCATACCAGAATTGTTAGAGAAACTTCCTGAGAAAAAATAG
- the LOC130992974 gene encoding transcription factor VIP1-like isoform X2: MMDLKFAGKPAAPYFPGRADLDQMPDTPTRRAQHRRAQSETHFRFPELDDFLLDDVMVELNLELPPTPPSLLPAASDGARPGAHLRSLSMDADFFDGLNLDGQTAAVGTAPPRPKHRHSNSMDGYSSATSSEMESSVKKAMAADRLSELALLDPKRAKRILANRQSAARSKERKTRYTSELERKVQTLQTEATTLSAQITVLQRDASGLTAENKELKLKLQALQQQAELREALNEALRNELQHLKIAAGQASSPPPSLHYFANHQSQQQRLSSSPNDPRLNGFQDFNRRG; this comes from the exons atgatggACCTAAAATTCGCCGGAAAGCCCGCGGCCCCATACTTCCCGGGCCGGGCCGACCTGGACCAGATGCCCGATACCCCGACCCGCCGCGCCCAGCACCGCCGGGCCCAGTCGGAGACCCACTTTCGGTTCCCCGAGCTCGACGATTTCCTCCTCGACGACGTCATGGTGGAGCTCAATCTCGAACTGCCCCCGACGCCGCCGTCGCTCCTCCCGGCGGCGTCTGACGGCGCGAGGCCCGGGGCACATTTGAGGAGTTTGTCGATGGATGCCGACTTTTTCGACGGGCTCAATTTGGACGGTCAAACGGCGGCGGtggggacggcgccgccgcgGCCAAAGCATCGGCATAGCAACTCCATGGATGGGTATTCGAGCGCGACGTCGTCGGAGATGGAGTCGAGCGTGAAGAAGGCTATGGCTGCTGATAGGCTCTCCGAGCTCGCCTTGCTTGACCCCAAGAGAGCTAAAAG GATTCTTGCAAATAGACAATCTGCTGCACGATCAAAAGAGCGTAAAACCCGTTACACGAGTGAGCTCGAGAGGAAGGTGCAGACTCTACAAACTGAAGCAACCACACTATCAGCTCAGATCACAGTGTTGCAG AGAGATGCTAGTGGATTGACAGCTGAAAACAAGGAACTCAAGCTAAAGCTGCAGGCTTTGCAGCAGCAAGCAGAGTTGAGAGAAG CTCTTAATGAGGCACTGAGGAATGAGCTGCAGCATCTCAAGATTGCAGCCGGGCAAGCTTCGTCTCCACCGCCATCTCTTCACTACTTTGCTAACCACCAATCGCAGCAGCAGCGGCTTAGCAGCAGCCCCAACGATCCTCGACTGAACGGGTTTCAAGATTTCAATAGGAGGGGATGA
- the LOC130992974 gene encoding transcription factor VIP1-like isoform X1, whose product MMDLKFAGKPAAPYFPGRADLDQMPDTPTRRAQHRRAQSETHFRFPELDDFLLDDVMVELNLELPPTPPSLLPAASDGARPGAHLRSLSMDADFFDGLNLDGQTAAVGTAPPRPKHRHSNSMDGYSSATSSEMESSVKKAMAADRLSELALLDPKRAKRILANRQSAARSKERKTRYTSELERKVQTLQTEATTLSAQITVLQRDASGLTAENKELKLKLQALQQQAELREGKFYSMQVLCFDAIMLQQMIFSMSLYVMTRFFHVVWCIGSALNEALRNELQHLKIAAGQASSPPPSLHYFANHQSQQQRLSSSPNDPRLNGFQDFNRRG is encoded by the exons atgatggACCTAAAATTCGCCGGAAAGCCCGCGGCCCCATACTTCCCGGGCCGGGCCGACCTGGACCAGATGCCCGATACCCCGACCCGCCGCGCCCAGCACCGCCGGGCCCAGTCGGAGACCCACTTTCGGTTCCCCGAGCTCGACGATTTCCTCCTCGACGACGTCATGGTGGAGCTCAATCTCGAACTGCCCCCGACGCCGCCGTCGCTCCTCCCGGCGGCGTCTGACGGCGCGAGGCCCGGGGCACATTTGAGGAGTTTGTCGATGGATGCCGACTTTTTCGACGGGCTCAATTTGGACGGTCAAACGGCGGCGGtggggacggcgccgccgcgGCCAAAGCATCGGCATAGCAACTCCATGGATGGGTATTCGAGCGCGACGTCGTCGGAGATGGAGTCGAGCGTGAAGAAGGCTATGGCTGCTGATAGGCTCTCCGAGCTCGCCTTGCTTGACCCCAAGAGAGCTAAAAG GATTCTTGCAAATAGACAATCTGCTGCACGATCAAAAGAGCGTAAAACCCGTTACACGAGTGAGCTCGAGAGGAAGGTGCAGACTCTACAAACTGAAGCAACCACACTATCAGCTCAGATCACAGTGTTGCAG AGAGATGCTAGTGGATTGACAGCTGAAAACAAGGAACTCAAGCTAAAGCTGCAGGCTTTGCAGCAGCAAGCAGAGTTGAGAGAAGGTAAATTCTATTCTATGCAAGTCTTATGTTTTGATGCTATTATGTTGCAGCAAATGATTTTTTCCATGTCCTTGTATGTAATGACGAGGTTTTTTCATGTTGTGTGGTGCATTGGTTCAGCTCTTAATGAGGCACTGAGGAATGAGCTGCAGCATCTCAAGATTGCAGCCGGGCAAGCTTCGTCTCCACCGCCATCTCTTCACTACTTTGCTAACCACCAATCGCAGCAGCAGCGGCTTAGCAGCAGCCCCAACGATCCTCGACTGAACGGGTTTCAAGATTTCAATAGGAGGGGATGA
- the LOC131009885 gene encoding receptor-like protein EIX1 translates to MTASNPTLFSLLVLLLMNMIRFNLSHAIFCPLIEKQSLLSFKDSLQDPYHQLSSWQDDVNCCKWNGVICNSLTGHVHQLDLHGLSLSGQINPSLLNLKHLTHLDLSLNNFDQAIPLFFGSLTNIEYLNLSFAGFHGKIPHNIGNLSYLYTLDLGGYSNVLYVDSLEWLWGLSELEYLSMSFADLSRAKKWLQVINTLPSLLQLHFRGCSLDYISPHLHYLNITSLTLLDLSFNNFDSMPIPTWIFLLNNLHHLHLSGNSFIGPIPTISNTTKLRHIDLSSNSLNSTIPGWLFFCIDLESVFLEFNYLHGTIPTEFTNMCKIRKLNLSFNKFQGKMSDAFGNMSECFLKSLEFLDLGVNKLSGHLTHHLGGFKNLRFLSFGSNSLSGTIPINLGKLSSLKILYLVDNNLKGNLPDSLGQLYNLEKLDINYNKLEGIVTEKHFGNLTKLKSLYAFGNQLTMKVDRNWIPPFQLERLVLGSWNLATGSHFPSWLETQKNLTFLDISSTGISGSVPSWFWKIQHLNLSHNHLHGKIPDIRGSNIGQRLYLSCNQFYGSLPRIGDTLRELDLSNNSLSGGIAHFLCDETYQTYSLEVLHLGGNLLSGKLSDCWMKWPSLTHLTIGNNQMFGSLPTSMGLLANLQFLNLYNNNFSGQIPVSMHKCTQLVKIDLADNNLGGNLPTWIGTSLVELRILILRSNSFSGEVTSEICRLRSLQILDLSNNKISGIIPRCLYNFTAMAAKRSLDSMYEYNLKLGIYNLGFAIESATIVKKGSEMEYDTILSLVTSIDLSKNNLSGDIPNELISLVELGSLNLSRNQLTGLIPDSIGEMKQMESLDLSRNSLWGRIPNSLALISGLSYLDLSYNKLTGRIPQGTQLQSFNASSYIGNNLCGPPLTRNCSNDGDQLDRQKKNEKKGGEIEWIYVLVSLGYAVGLSLVCSALVLKKRWRYAYFRFVERVWDELCVCAIVKWRRLTTAPAPTS, encoded by the coding sequence ATGACTGCCTCTAATCCAACTCTGTTTTCCCTTCTTGTTTTGTTGCTCATGAATATGATTCGTTTCAATTTAAGCCACGCCATTTTCTGCCCACTAATCGAAAAACAGTCACTCCTAAGCTTCAAGGATTCTCTGCAAGATCCTTACCATCAACTCTCTTCATGGCAAGATGATGTCAATTGTTGCAAATGGAATGGTGTCATTTGCAACAGTTTGACTGGCCATGTTCATCAACTCGATTTACATGGTTTGAGTTTGAGTGGCCAAATCAATCCATCTTTGCTCAATCTCAAACATCTCACTCATCTCGACTTGAGCCTCAACAACTTTGACCAAGCAATCCCTTTATTCTTTGGATCACTCACAAACATTGAGTATTTGAATCTATCTTTTGCTGGATTTCATGGAAAGATTCCCCACAATATTGGAAATCTTTCATATCTATACACTCTAGATTTGGGTGGCTATTCAAACGTGCTATACGTTGATAGTCTTGAATGGTTGTGGGGGCTTTCTGAATTGGAGTATCTGAGCATGAGTTTTGCAGACCTCAGCAGAGCAAAGAAGTGGTTGCAGGTGATCAATACTCTCCCTTCTTTGCTACAGCTTCATTTTAGAGGTTGTAGTCTTGATTACATATCTCCTCATCTTCATTATCTCAATATTACTTCCCTCACTCTGCTCGATCTCTCTTTCAACAACTTTGACTCCATGCCCATCCCAACTTGGATTTTCCTACTCAACaatcttcatcatcttcatctaaGTGGCAACTCTTTCATAGGGCCGATTCCAACTATTAGCAATACCACCAAGCTACGCCATATTGATCTGTCTAGTAATTCTTTAAACTCCACAATTCCCGGTTGGTTGTTTTTTTGTATAGATTTGGAGTCTGTGTTTTTGGAGTTCAACTATCTACATGGTACAATACCAACAGAGTTTACTAACATGTGCAAAATACGAAAACTCAACTTAAGTTTCAATAAGTTTCAAGGAAAAATGTCAGATGCTTTTGGAAATATGTCAGAATGTTTCTTGAAAAGTTTGGAATTCCTAGATTTGGGAGTAAATAAACTTTCTGGTCATTTAACACATCATTTAGGAGGATTTAAGAATCTTCGATTTCTTTCTTTTGGTTCGAATTCGTTATCTGGTACAATTCCAATTAATTTGGGAAAGTTGTcatctttgaaaattttgtatTTGGTTGATAACAATTTAAAAGGAAATCTTCCTGATAGTTTGGGTCAACTCTATAACCTTGAAAAACTTGACATTAATTATAACAAGCTGGAAGGGATTGTCACTGAAAAACACTTTGGAAATCTCACAAAACTAAAGTCTCTATATGCTTTTGGAAATCAGTTGACAATGAAAGTTGATCGAAATTGGATTCCTCCCTTCCAACTTGAGAGACTTGTACTAGGATCATGGAACTTAGCGACAGGTTCCCATTTTCCTTCATGGCTTGAGACGCAGAAGAATCTTACATTCCTTGATATATCTAGTACTGGAATCTCAGGTAGTGTTCCTAGTTGGTTTTGGAAGATTCAACATTTGAATCTCTCTCATAACCATCTCCATGGCAAGATTCCAGATATCCGAGGCTCTAATATTGGTCAACGGCTATACTTGAGTTGTAACCAATTCTATGGTTCGTTGCCTCGAATTGGAGACACTTTGAGAGAGCTGGATCTGTCCAATAACTCACTCTCTGGAGGCATAGCTCACTTTCTTTGTGATGAGACTTATCAAACCTATTCATTAGAGGTCCTTCATTTGGGAGGTAATTTATTAAGTGGGAAATTGTCAGATTGTTGGATGAAATGGCCTTCTTTGACACATTTGACAATAGGAAACAATCAAATGTTTGGAAGCCTCCCAACTTCTATGGGCCTTCTTGCTAATCTGCAATTTTTGAATCTTTATAACAACAATTTTTCTGGCCAAATACCTGTTTCGATGCATAAGTGCACGCAGTTGGTGAAGATAGACCTTGCAGATAACAATCTTGGAGGAAACCTACCAACGTGGATAGGAACAAGCCTAGTCGAGCTGAGGATTCTCATATTGCGCTCAAACAGTTTTAGTGGTGAAGTAACTTCAGAGATTTGCCGGTTAAGATCACTTCAAATATTGGATCTCTCCAACAACAAAATATCAGGCATAATACCAAGGTGTCTTTACAATTTCACTGCAATGGCTGCAAAGAGAAGTTTGGATAGTATGTATGAATACAATTTAAAATTGGGCATATATAACTTGGGATTTGCCATAGAGAGTGCAACAATAGTAAAAAAGGGAAGTGAAATGGAGTATGACACTATTCTTTCTTTGGTTACTAGTATTGACCTCTCAAAGAATAATCTGTCCGGAGATATCCCAAATGAGTTGATCAGTTTGGTGGAATTGGGATCACTTAATTTGTCAAGAAATCAGTTGACAGGTTTGATCCCCGACAGCATTGGAGAAATGAAGCAAATGGAATCTCTTGATTTATCCAGAAACTCTCTATGGGGTCGAATTCCAAACAGCCTAGCACTGATATCTGGTTTGAGTTATCTAGACTTGTCTTACAACAAATTAACAGGAAGAATTCCACAAGGCACTCAACTTCAGAGCTTCAACGCTTCCAGCTATATTGGAAACAATCTTTGCGGCCCACCATTAACAAGAAATTGCAGCAATGATGGTGATCAACTTGATAGACAGAAGAAGAATGAGAAGAAAGGTGGAGAGATAGAGTGGATTTATGTGTTGGTATCATTGGGTTATGCAGTGGGATTATCATTGGTTTGCAGTGCATTAGTGTTGAAGAAGAGGTGGAGATATGCCTATTTTAGGTTTGTAGAAAGGGTGTGGGATGAGCTGTGTGTGTGTGCCATTGTCAAATGGAGAAGACTCACAACAGCACCAGCTCCTACCTCCTGA
- the LOC130993295 gene encoding uncharacterized protein LOC130993295 translates to MQMLTHLSLKCRILSIYVDCGVNVGDAKSIDKSINPIHGCPDLSYLTTLNFEKEVYSSSTEDEYANVKPRRKRVVYDKKCDHKRLHITLGMRFEDGYQAKEALTTVAIENGWPLHFSRVCKTRMEANCTPPCKWRCYGSAVKRV, encoded by the exons ATGCAGATGCTTACACATTTAAGTCTTAAGTGTAGGATTCTATCTATATACGTGGATTGTGGTGTGAATGTTGGAGATGCTAAATCTATAGACAAATCCATCAATCCTATACATGGTTGTCCAGACTTGAGCTATTTGACAACATTGAACTTTGAAAAAG AAGTTTATTCATCTTCAACTGAAGATGAATATGCTAATGTAAAACCAAGGAGAAAGAGGGTAGTTTATGATAAAAAATGTGACCACAAGAGGTTACACATCACACTTGGTATGAGATTTGAGGATGGCTATCAGGCTAAAGAGGCATTGACTACAGTTGCAATAGAGAATGGATGGCCTCTTCATTTTAGTAGGGTATGTAAAACTCGAATGGAAGCTAACTGCACTCCTCCTTGTAAGTGGAGATGCTATGGTAGTGCTGTGAAAAGGGTCTGA
- the LOC131009892 gene encoding receptor-like protein EIX1: MGSSNPTINATLSFFLIFLSLKLCNSIFCPQIEKHSLLSFKQSLQDPYHHLSSWHDDDGEVNCCKWNGVICNNSTGHVHQLHLHGFNLSGQINPSLLNLTHLTRLDLSLNAFKQTIPPFIGSLTNLEHLNLSFAGFHGEIPHNIGNLSYLRSLDLAAFPNIVSAGHLNYYHSIHLAGYPVMEFAADVKHPNMLHVDSLEWLSRLSQLEHLNMNFVNLTKATNWAQVINKIPSLQNLHFQNCSLDYISPLNHLNNTSLTLLDLSSNNFHSFEVPKWILRLNNLRYLDLRNNSFVGPIPASSNATKLEYIDLSFNSLNSTVPSWFNSCTDLEFVALDFNFLTGEIPAGFTNLCKTRRLSLSYNNFQGKMSDSFGNMSECFLEALEVLDLQFNHLSGELIDQLGEFKNLQYFNLNKNLVSGPIPANMGKLFSLKILSLGGNNLTENLPNSLGQLWNLERIYIFDNKLEGVVTESLFANLTKLELFSASSNQLSLEVSQSWIPPFQLIALGLGSWNLGSKIPSWLETQRNLSAYLDLSNTGISGSVPRWFWEIRILNLSHNHLGGEFPDVRGASSQFIYLSGNQFEGPLPRVGDSLKELDLSDNSFTGGIAHFLCDAAYETYSLEILHLGENLLSGELPNCWMKWPFFEIFEHRQQSNSLNLDNNRFSGEIPFSMHNCTKLVKMGLADNNLGGNIPTWIGTSLVELRILILRSNNLSGQVSSEICKLSSLQILDLSSNELSGLIPRCIRNFTAMVERRSLLDLLQTVLGMRNHGILTLIDLSINNLSGDIPNELTSLSELGSLNLSGNHLTGLMPENIGEMKQLESLDLSRNSLSGPIPTSLALISGLGYLDLSFNNLTGRIPESTQLQSFNASSFIGNDLCGPPLASMCSDEGGGGKEENEKEEAEVDWFYVFLSLGYAVGFSMVCTALALKKKWRDAYFGLVERMWRSLTTTPT, translated from the exons ATGGGCAGCTCAAATCCAACCATTAATGCAACTCTAtctttcttccttattttcttGTCTCTCAAACTATGCAACTCCATTTTCTGCCCACAAATTGAAAAACACTCACTACTAAGCTTCAAGCAGTCCTTGCAAGACCCCTACCATCATCTCTCTTCATGGCATGATGATGATGGTGAAGTCAATTGTTGCAAATGGAATGGTGTAATCTGCAACAACTCAACTGGCCATGTTCATCAACTCCATCTCCATGGCTTCAACTTGAGTGGCCAAATCAATCCTTCTCTACTCAACCTCACACACTTGACTCGTCTCGACTTGAGCCTCAACGCCTTCAAACAAACAATCCCTCCCTTTATCGGTTCACTCACAAACCTCGAGCATCTCAACCTCTCTTTTGCCGGATTCCATGGAGAGATTCCCCACAACATCGGGAATCTTTCATATCTACGCAGTCTAGACTTGGCTGCCTTCCCAAACATCGTCTCTGCAGGCCATCTCAACTACTACCACAGCATACACTTGGCTGGCTATCCAGTGATGGAATTTGCAGCAGATGTAAAGCATCCAAACATGCTACATGTTGATAGCCTTGAATGGCTATCGCGTCTTTCTCAACTGGAGCATCTCAATATGAACTTCGTGAACCTCACGAAAGCAACAAATTGGGCGCAGGTGATCAATAAAATCCCTTCTTTGCAAAACCTTCATTTCCAAAATTGCAGCCTTGATTACATATCTCCTCTAAATCATCTCAACAACACTTCCCTGACTCTCCTCGACCTCTCCTCCAACAACTTCCACTCCTTTGAGGTCCCAAAATGGATTCTCCGGCTCAACAATCTTCGTTATCTTGATCTACGGAACAACTCTTTTGTAGGGCCGATTCCAGCAAGCAGTAATGCCACCAAACTCGAGTATATTGATCTCTCTTTTAACTCTCTAAACTCCACAGTTCCAAGCTGGTTCAATTCTTGCACAGATTTGGAGTTTGTTGCTTTGGATTTCAATTTCCTAACTGGTGAAATCCCAGCAGGATTTACTAACTTGTGCAAGACAAGAAGGTTGTCCTTGTCCTACAATAATTTCCAAGGGAAAATGTCTGATTCATTTGGAAATATGTCGGAATGCTTCTTGGAAGCCTTGGAAGTCCTAGATTTGCAGTTTAATCATCTCTCTGGTGAGCTGATTGATCAACTAGGAGAGTTTAAGAATCTTCAATATTTCAATCTTAACAAGAATTTAGTATCTGGTCCAATCCCAGCAAACATGGGGAAGTTgttttctttgaaaattttgtcaTTGGGTGGTAACAACCTAACAGAGAATCTTCCTAATAGTTTGGGGCAGCTTTGGAATCTTGAGAGAATCTATATCTTTGACAACAAGCTGGAAGGAGTAGTGACTGAGAGCCTGTTTGCAAATCTGACTAAACTCGAGCTTTTCTCAGCTTCTAGCAATCAGTTGAGTTTAGAAGTGAGCCAAAGCTGGATTCCCCCCTTCCAACTCATTGCTCTTGGACTAGGATCATGGAACCTAGGCTCAAAGATTCCTTCATGGCTTGAGACGCAGAGGAATCTTTCAGCCTATCTTGATCTGTCTAATACTGGAATCTCAGGCAGTGTTCCTAGATGGTTCTGGGAGATTCGCATCTTGAATCTCTCCCATAACCATCTCGGTGGCGAGTTTCCAGATGTTCGTGGAGCTAGCTCTCAGTTTATATACTTGAGCGGCAACCAATTCGAGGGCCCGTTGCCTCGAGTTGGAGATTCTTTGAAGGAGCTGGATCTCTCTGATAACTCATTCACTGGAGGCATAGCTCACTTTCTATGCGACGCGGCGTATGAAACGTATTCGTTGGAGATTCTTCATCTGGGAGAGAATCTATTGAGTGGGGAGTTACCAAATTGTTGGATGAAATGGCCCTTCTTTGAGATATTTGAACATAGGCAACAATCAAAT TCATTGAATCTTGACAACAATAGATTCTCCGGGGAGATTCCCTTTTCAATGCATAACTGCACCAAATTAGTGAAGATGGGGCTTGCAGACAACAATCTTGGAGGGAATATACCGACGTGGATAGGAACAAGCCTAGTCGAGCTGAGGATTCTCATCTTGCGCTCGAACAATCTGAGTGGCCAAGTATCTTCGGAGATTTGCAAACTGAGCTCTCTCCAAATATTGGATCTCTCCAGCAATGAGCTCTCCGGCTTGATCCCGAGGTGCATTCGCAATTTCACAGCAATGGTTGAGAGGAGAAGTTTGCTTGATCTGTTACAAACTGTACTGGGAATGAGAAATCATGGTATTCTTACTCT CATTGACCTCTCAATCAACAATCTGTCCGGAGATATTCCAAATGAGTTGACAAGTTTGTCGGAGCTGGGATCGTTGAACTTGTCGGGGAATCATTTGACAGGTTTGATGCCGGAGAATATTGGAGAAATGAAGCAGTTGGAATCTCTTGATCTATCAAGAAACTCTTTATCTGGTCCAATTCCGACCAGCCTTGCTCTCATATCTGGTTTGGGTTATCTAGACTTGTCTTTCAATAACTTGACGGGAAGGATTCCGGAAAGCACGCAGCTGCAGAGCTTCAATGCTTCGAGCTTCATTGGTAACGATCTTTGTGGGCCGCCGTTAGCGAGCATGTGCAGTGATGAAGGTGGTGGAGGAAAAGAGGAGAATGAGAAAGAAGAGGCAGAGGTTGATTGGTTTTATGTGTTTCTATCTTTAGGTTATGCAGTGGGATTTTCAATGGTTTGCACTGCTTTAGCGTTGAAGAAGAAGTGGAGAGATGCCTATTTTGGGTTGGTAGAGAGGATGTGGAGAAGCCTCACAACAACACCTACATAG